From Hartmannibacter diazotrophicus, a single genomic window includes:
- a CDS encoding ImpA family type VI secretion system protein, with product MRYATITEPISAGAPCGPDLAAQGDPEFSQFLALLTATLDVRSFFDIDRKAIDVRGHVAKIGEFLQETKDLRLLSLEARIQAVAGNLKAFSESIQAIDMLLKEHWESVHPSSPEDDFAERAGAIGMLEDPRTTVMPLQYAVLCRDNRAGPIYLRYELFASGAARPKEDESVLDAGALQTALASSDNRDALLESRATALELIASLKSIYNIFLAAAGPATAPNFDKIVDVLSKIVLLIEQHQTIPDQPGEIVPEGAEPTDGAPAGGDEAAASGQPAPASVSAAPPVGDIASLADAKSAMKAVVDYFATREPSNPALLLTHQAADLIGRPLIEALTALMPDAIEQTKIRLGDGSELQLDIARLRELTEKIAGEALPETADVEPRIYSANSRAEVLALMKTVETYFRAAEPSSPVPMLLAKARGFTGQEFKSILAELLRE from the coding sequence ATGCGCTACGCGACCATCACAGAGCCGATTTCGGCAGGCGCGCCTTGTGGCCCGGATCTCGCCGCGCAAGGCGATCCGGAGTTCAGCCAGTTCCTCGCGCTTCTGACCGCCACGCTCGATGTCAGGTCATTCTTCGACATCGATCGCAAGGCGATCGATGTGCGCGGTCACGTGGCAAAGATCGGCGAATTTCTGCAGGAAACGAAGGATCTTCGGCTCCTCAGCCTCGAAGCTCGCATCCAGGCCGTCGCCGGAAACCTCAAGGCCTTTTCGGAGAGCATCCAGGCCATCGACATGCTCCTGAAGGAGCATTGGGAGAGCGTGCACCCGAGTTCGCCGGAGGATGACTTCGCCGAACGCGCCGGCGCCATCGGCATGCTGGAAGACCCTCGAACGACGGTCATGCCGCTGCAATACGCGGTCCTTTGCCGTGACAATCGCGCCGGACCGATCTACCTGCGCTATGAGCTTTTTGCCTCCGGCGCAGCCAGGCCCAAGGAGGATGAAAGCGTCCTCGACGCCGGCGCGCTCCAGACGGCGCTTGCCTCGTCGGACAATCGCGACGCGCTGCTTGAATCGAGGGCGACGGCGCTCGAACTGATCGCCAGCCTGAAATCCATCTACAACATCTTCCTCGCCGCGGCAGGCCCCGCGACGGCGCCCAATTTCGACAAGATCGTCGACGTCCTGAGCAAGATCGTGCTGCTGATCGAGCAACACCAGACAATCCCGGATCAGCCCGGCGAAATCGTCCCGGAGGGCGCGGAGCCGACGGATGGGGCACCAGCCGGCGGCGACGAAGCGGCGGCATCCGGCCAGCCGGCCCCTGCATCAGTTTCTGCCGCGCCTCCAGTCGGCGACATCGCGTCGTTGGCCGATGCCAAGTCGGCGATGAAGGCCGTCGTCGACTACTTTGCAACGAGGGAACCGTCCAATCCGGCGCTGCTCCTCACGCATCAGGCAGCTGATCTGATCGGACGGCCGCTCATCGAGGCTCTGACGGCGCTCATGCCGGACGCCATCGAGCAGACAAAGATCCGGCTGGGCGACGGCAGCGAGCTGCAACTCGATATCGCGCGTCTGCGTGAGTTGACCGAAAAAATTGCCGGAGAAGCATTGCCGGAGACGGCGGACGTGGAACCGCGAATCTACAGCGCCAACTCGCGAGCGGAGGTGCTGGCACTGATGAAAACCGTCGAGACATATTTTCGCGCGGCCGAGCCGTCGAGCCCGGTGCCGATGCTTCTCGCCAAGGCGCGAGGCTTCACGGGGCAGGAGTTCAAATCAATACTGGCAGAATTGCTGCGGGAGTAG
- the tssB gene encoding type VI secretion system contractile sheath small subunit encodes MAKGSQEFIKRNRPPRVQISYKGPEEGDRQIELPFIMGVLSDLSGNASEVEKPPIADRKLSNVDMDNIDDYMKSVQPGTTFKVANKLGGDGGDKLSVKLKFEKMADLEPAAVARQIPSLAKLLAAREQLAHLQRYMDGKVQAEQKLQELLSDKDLLRALSDRAKTAAPVEDGE; translated from the coding sequence ATGGCCAAGGGGAGCCAGGAATTCATCAAGCGCAATCGTCCACCTCGCGTACAGATTTCCTACAAGGGGCCGGAAGAGGGTGACCGCCAGATCGAACTGCCGTTCATCATGGGCGTTCTTTCCGATCTGTCTGGAAATGCATCCGAGGTCGAGAAGCCACCGATCGCGGACCGCAAGCTTTCCAACGTCGATATGGACAACATCGACGACTACATGAAGAGCGTTCAGCCCGGCACCACCTTCAAGGTGGCCAACAAGCTCGGCGGCGATGGCGGCGACAAGCTTTCCGTGAAGCTGAAATTCGAGAAGATGGCCGATCTGGAGCCCGCAGCGGTTGCCCGGCAGATTCCGTCCCTCGCCAAATTGCTGGCCGCCCGCGAGCAGCTCGCGCATCTCCAGAGATACATGGACGGCAAGGTCCAGGCCGAGCAGAAGCTGCAGGAACTCCTGAGCGATAAGGACCTGCTGCGCGCGCTGAGCGACAGGGCGAAGACCGCTGCGCCGGTCGAAGACGGGGAATGA
- the tssC gene encoding type VI secretion system contractile sheath large subunit, translating into MATEVQGTAATTAETTRDPDEFASVLKGTFKPRSERQATEVEAAINTLVEQALQDDTLVKGEVVDTLDEMIARLDRMLSEQLNEVIHAPEFQSLESAWRGLNHLVMNSETDATLKIRVLNVGKDELRRELSRYPAARFDQSPVFKKIYEEEFGSMGGQPYGCLIGDYYFDHSPPDIQLMRDMGKIAATAHAPFFAAAAPSLMGMDSWTELMNPRDVSKLFDTPEYAAWKSLRDSEDARYLALCMPRVLSRTPYGAKTNPVEEFAFEEETDGHTGEKYGWMNAAYAMATNINRAYKESGWTVQIRGVETGGTVENLPTHTFPTDDGDIDLKCPTEIAITDRREAELSNAGLLPLIHRKNTDQATFIGAQSVYKPKTYRTAEDTASDKLSSRIPYMFAVSRFAHYLKCMVRDKVGSTKEGPELEMWLQDWISGYIEPNPGMVSEAAKARRPLAAAKVTVVENEEDPGYYSATFSLRPHYQLEGMDISLSLVSRLPQS; encoded by the coding sequence ATGGCGACGGAAGTGCAAGGGACTGCGGCCACGACCGCAGAGACGACCCGAGATCCGGACGAATTCGCGTCGGTGCTGAAAGGCACCTTCAAGCCGCGCAGCGAGCGCCAGGCCACTGAGGTCGAGGCCGCGATCAATACGCTGGTGGAGCAGGCGCTGCAGGACGATACCCTGGTGAAGGGCGAGGTCGTCGATACGCTCGATGAAATGATCGCGCGGCTGGATAGGATGCTGAGCGAGCAGCTGAACGAGGTTATCCACGCGCCCGAATTCCAGAGCCTGGAAAGCGCCTGGCGCGGACTCAATCATCTTGTGATGAATTCGGAGACCGACGCGACGCTGAAAATCCGGGTCTTGAATGTCGGCAAGGACGAGCTTCGCCGCGAACTCAGCCGCTACCCCGCGGCCCGCTTCGATCAGAGCCCAGTCTTCAAGAAGATCTACGAGGAAGAGTTCGGCTCGATGGGCGGCCAGCCCTACGGCTGCCTGATCGGCGACTATTATTTCGATCACTCGCCGCCCGACATTCAGCTTATGCGCGACATGGGAAAGATCGCGGCAACCGCGCACGCGCCCTTCTTCGCCGCGGCCGCCCCTTCGCTGATGGGCATGGATTCCTGGACGGAACTCATGAACCCCCGCGATGTCAGCAAGCTCTTCGACACGCCGGAATATGCCGCCTGGAAATCGCTGCGCGATTCCGAGGATGCCCGCTATCTGGCGCTTTGCATGCCGCGCGTGCTGTCGCGCACCCCTTACGGCGCCAAGACCAATCCGGTCGAAGAATTCGCCTTCGAGGAGGAGACCGACGGCCATACGGGCGAGAAATACGGCTGGATGAACGCCGCCTATGCCATGGCGACGAACATCAACCGCGCCTACAAGGAGAGCGGCTGGACGGTGCAGATTCGCGGCGTGGAAACGGGCGGCACGGTGGAAAATCTGCCGACGCACACCTTCCCGACGGACGATGGCGACATCGACCTGAAGTGCCCGACCGAAATCGCAATCACCGATCGGCGCGAGGCCGAACTCTCCAACGCCGGCCTGTTACCGCTGATCCATCGCAAGAACACGGACCAGGCGACCTTCATTGGCGCCCAGTCCGTCTACAAGCCCAAGACCTACCGGACGGCGGAGGACACGGCGTCCGACAAGTTGTCCTCGCGCATTCCCTACATGTTCGCGGTCAGCCGTTTCGCCCACTATCTCAAGTGCATGGTGCGCGACAAGGTTGGCAGCACGAAGGAAGGCCCGGAGCTGGAGATGTGGCTCCAGGACTGGATCAGCGGCTACATCGAGCCGAACCCGGGCATGGTCTCCGAGGCGGCCAAGGCGCGCAGGCCCCTGGCCGCCGCCAAGGTGACCGTCGTCGAGAACGAGGAGGATCCGGGCTACTATTCCGCGACCTTCAGCCTGCGGCCGCACTATCAGCTGGAAGGAATGGATATCAGCCTCAGTCTGGTGTCGCGACTGCCGCAGTCCTGA
- a CDS encoding Hcp family type VI secretion system effector produces MAVDIFLKLGDVDGESKDEKHKKWIDVLAWSWGLSQAGSFQYGGGGGSGKANFQDLSITKYIDMSSPPIMMNGASGKHFPDAELVVRKAGGKKPLDYLVVKLTDVIITSYSTGGSGGEDRLTETISLGFAKVKLKYTEQTEAGGEGAKPEFAWDIQANVAL; encoded by the coding sequence ATGGCCGTCGATATTTTCTTGAAGCTTGGCGATGTGGATGGCGAGTCGAAAGACGAAAAACATAAGAAATGGATCGACGTGTTGGCCTGGAGCTGGGGGCTGTCGCAGGCAGGCTCGTTCCAGTATGGCGGCGGCGGCGGCTCCGGAAAGGCCAATTTCCAGGATCTCTCCATTACGAAATATATCGACATGTCCTCGCCGCCGATCATGATGAACGGCGCCAGCGGCAAGCATTTTCCCGATGCCGAGCTCGTCGTTCGCAAGGCTGGCGGCAAGAAACCGCTGGATTATCTTGTTGTCAAACTGACCGACGTCATCATCACGAGCTACAGCACAGGTGGCTCGGGTGGAGAGGATCGCCTGACAGAGACGATCTCCCTGGGATTTGCCAAGGTCAAGCTCAAGTACACCGAGCAGACCGAGGCGGGCGGCGAAGGCGCCAAGCCCGAATTTGCCTGGGACATTCAGGCCAATGTCGCATTGTAG
- a CDS encoding type VI secretion system baseplate subunit TssE, producing the protein MRDDLMKDLAALINTVNFDAISPLGDFPNVRKSVLNYGAPSLARLGEDAGSLEKIRQRLVQTLSAYEPRLRPGSITVRETPDIDDRNQTVRLHVEADLISTPYDIPLEFVADIDVGAGKIHISSATAVR; encoded by the coding sequence TTGCGCGACGACCTGATGAAGGATCTGGCGGCGCTGATCAACACAGTCAATTTCGACGCGATCTCGCCCCTTGGCGACTTTCCCAACGTCCGCAAATCTGTTCTGAACTATGGCGCGCCATCTTTGGCCCGGCTTGGAGAGGATGCGGGTTCTCTGGAAAAGATACGCCAGAGACTGGTCCAGACACTCTCTGCATATGAACCGCGGTTGCGCCCGGGGTCGATCACCGTGCGCGAGACGCCGGACATCGACGACCGCAATCAGACCGTCCGCCTGCATGTCGAGGCCGACCTCATCAGCACGCCCTACGACATACCGCTTGAGTTTGTCGCCGACATCGATGTCGGGGCAGGCAAGATTCACATCTCCAGTGCGACGGCGGTGCGATGA
- the tssF gene encoding type VI secretion system baseplate subunit TssF: MNREFLELYDRELKLLYERAGEFAEEFPGVAERLGGLVEGSTDPAIAGLLEGCAFLAARVQLKIKSEFGTFAEALLDRVVPDLLSPVPSASIIEAKPAFEDQNLAKGPVFKAGSYVDATYVERSRRISCRFRLAHDLRVWPLHLERAHYFQTATPLQELKLDADRETAAGLAITLRRRSTPVGQEREAKDDAKFPLSGCAIAELPVYLRASTSDAVVILEQLFARCRGITFRYLDGNGEPHFLRAPAQMLQRIGMSDEERLFPSNHQSFSGFRLLKEFFVMPEKFLGFRLVGLDRIFSRIPAASVDILFEFSESVPRLASIVNEDCFRLYAVPVVNLFELQCSRVPVRDADHELHLIPERSRPIDFEIHRVLDIHAHYQTADRRVPVYQLYSAPPTANPVDEVLYYSLRRLPRRRGSGERRTGMVARYIGTETFLSLTEPTGLKSLEKIKEISARAICSNRHLPEFLPTGESGADFYLVDNTTLPLNCIVKPTAPRESLSYIERHRKTDEPSGAVLWKLINALSFNHLGLVDRSAKDGAGALRELLAIFADLSDATTERQMRGIVSIAARPVTRLLRQSSGFNAARGIEVTLTFDEKAFEGSGVFLIGMILDQFFQEYTSINSFTQTVIRSLQRGVIMRWEPRNGMRGVL, from the coding sequence ATGAATCGGGAGTTTCTGGAACTCTACGACCGCGAATTGAAACTCCTCTACGAGCGCGCCGGAGAATTCGCGGAGGAATTTCCAGGCGTCGCGGAACGGCTGGGCGGCCTTGTCGAAGGCAGCACGGATCCCGCCATCGCCGGTCTTCTGGAAGGCTGCGCCTTCCTCGCCGCGCGGGTCCAGCTCAAGATCAAGAGCGAATTCGGCACCTTCGCCGAAGCGCTCCTCGACCGTGTTGTTCCCGATCTCCTGTCGCCTGTCCCGTCAGCGTCCATCATCGAGGCAAAGCCAGCCTTCGAGGATCAGAATCTCGCCAAGGGCCCGGTCTTCAAGGCGGGCTCCTACGTCGATGCCACCTATGTCGAACGCTCGCGGCGGATCTCCTGCCGGTTCCGGCTTGCGCACGATCTCCGGGTCTGGCCGCTGCATCTGGAGCGCGCCCATTACTTCCAGACCGCGACACCGCTCCAGGAACTGAAGCTCGACGCCGACCGCGAGACGGCCGCCGGACTGGCCATCACGTTGCGGCGGCGCTCCACGCCTGTGGGGCAGGAGCGCGAGGCGAAGGACGACGCGAAGTTTCCGCTGTCGGGATGCGCCATCGCCGAGCTGCCCGTCTACCTGCGGGCAAGCACGTCCGATGCCGTGGTCATCCTCGAACAACTGTTCGCGCGATGCCGGGGCATCACGTTCCGCTATCTCGACGGGAATGGCGAACCGCATTTCCTGCGCGCTCCGGCGCAAATGCTCCAGCGCATCGGCATGTCCGATGAGGAGCGGCTTTTCCCGTCCAACCATCAATCCTTCTCCGGCTTTCGGCTGCTGAAGGAATTCTTCGTCATGCCGGAGAAGTTCCTCGGCTTTCGCCTCGTCGGTCTCGACCGGATCTTCAGCCGGATTCCAGCGGCGTCGGTCGACATTCTGTTCGAGTTCAGCGAAAGCGTCCCGCGCCTTGCCTCGATCGTCAACGAGGACTGTTTCCGACTCTACGCGGTGCCGGTGGTCAACCTGTTCGAGTTGCAGTGCAGCCGCGTTCCCGTGCGCGATGCCGACCACGAGCTTCACCTCATCCCCGAGCGCAGCCGGCCCATCGACTTCGAGATCCACCGCGTCCTCGACATTCACGCCCATTACCAGACCGCCGACCGGCGCGTGCCCGTCTACCAGCTCTATTCGGCGCCGCCGACGGCCAATCCCGTCGACGAGGTCCTCTATTATTCGCTGCGCCGCCTGCCGCGCCGCAGAGGCAGCGGCGAACGGCGGACCGGCATGGTCGCCCGCTATATCGGCACCGAGACGTTCCTGTCCCTGACCGAGCCGACCGGCCTCAAGTCGTTGGAGAAGATCAAGGAAATCAGCGCCCGGGCGATCTGTTCGAACCGTCATCTGCCGGAATTCCTGCCCACCGGGGAATCCGGGGCCGATTTCTATCTGGTCGACAACACGACCCTGCCGCTCAATTGCATCGTCAAGCCGACCGCGCCGCGGGAGTCGCTCTCCTATATCGAGCGGCACCGAAAGACCGACGAACCGTCCGGCGCGGTTCTATGGAAGCTGATCAACGCGCTGAGCTTCAATCACCTCGGACTGGTGGACCGCTCGGCAAAGGACGGGGCAGGGGCCTTGCGCGAACTGCTGGCGATCTTCGCCGACCTGTCCGACGCGACTACGGAACGGCAGATGCGCGGCATTGTCAGCATTGCCGCCCGGCCGGTGACCCGCCTGCTGCGCCAGTCGAGTGGCTTCAACGCCGCCCGCGGCATCGAGGTCACGCTCACTTTCGACGAGAAGGCCTTCGAGGGCAGCGGCGTCTTCCTGATCGGAATGATCCTCGACCAGTTCTTCCAGGAATATACTTCGATCAACAGCTTTACCCAGACCGTGATCCGCTCCCTGCAACGCGGCGTGATCATGCGCTGGGAGCCGCGTAACGGCATGAGAGGCGTCCTGTGA
- the tssG gene encoding type VI secretion system baseplate subunit TssG encodes MTLESDLIDNPAGHDLLAVLRLIERSYPGKPRIGDNATLAEEIVSLGQDPYFEFASSNISSVDYDKHGRLRLIVRFLGLLGPQGAMPLSMTAEAYSWWLQNDPAFARFLDIFNTRFLQLFFRVWSDARPSAQYDRPTDDRFRSFVGSTIGIGTPALSDRGDLPDLAKLEYAGLTGSAVKSASRLSSLIQGLFDVDVEIEERIGTWLMFEPEDRLSLGRNGGQLGVNALIGCRVHSINDKFRISIRAKDLEQYLSFLPSGANYDAFADLVFHYIGFRFEYEVELALRQTLAPATVLGKSGRLGWTAWVAPDSKADETVYRRDARFQPHARAETGGMRA; translated from the coding sequence GTGACCCTCGAAAGCGACCTCATCGACAATCCTGCCGGCCACGACCTGTTGGCCGTGCTGCGGCTGATCGAGCGCAGCTATCCGGGCAAACCCCGCATCGGCGACAACGCGACACTCGCCGAGGAAATCGTCAGCCTCGGCCAGGATCCCTATTTCGAGTTTGCCAGCTCGAACATCTCCTCCGTGGACTACGACAAGCACGGCAGGCTCCGGCTGATCGTCCGCTTTCTGGGACTGCTCGGACCGCAAGGCGCCATGCCCCTGTCGATGACGGCGGAGGCTTATTCCTGGTGGCTGCAGAACGACCCGGCCTTTGCCCGGTTCCTGGATATCTTCAACACCCGGTTCCTGCAGCTCTTCTTCCGTGTCTGGTCCGACGCCCGGCCCTCGGCACAGTATGACCGGCCGACAGACGACCGTTTCAGATCCTTTGTCGGCTCGACGATCGGCATCGGAACACCCGCTCTCTCCGATCGCGGCGATCTGCCCGATCTGGCCAAGCTCGAATACGCCGGCCTCACTGGCTCGGCGGTCAAGAGCGCGTCCCGCCTGTCGTCCCTCATCCAGGGCCTGTTTGACGTCGACGTCGAGATCGAGGAGCGGATCGGGACCTGGCTGATGTTCGAACCGGAGGACCGCCTCAGCCTCGGCCGCAACGGCGGCCAGCTTGGGGTCAATGCGCTGATCGGCTGCCGCGTCCACAGCATCAACGACAAGTTCCGCATTTCGATCCGGGCAAAGGATCTGGAGCAGTATCTGTCGTTCCTGCCGTCCGGCGCCAACTATGACGCCTTTGCCGATCTGGTCTTTCACTACATCGGATTTCGGTTCGAATACGAGGTCGAGCTTGCCCTGCGCCAGACACTGGCGCCGGCCACCGTGCTCGGAAAGAGCGGGCGCCTGGGCTGGACCGCCTGGGTCGCACCGGACAGCAAGGCCGACGAAACGGTCTATCGCCGCGATGCGCGCTTTCAGCCGCATGCGCGCGCGGAAACGGGGGGAATGCGCGCATGA
- the tssH gene encoding type VI secretion system ATPase TssH produces the protein MSEISLETVTGKLNRVGYDAFLKAFRLAKGAGNRNIELAHWLLQLVQEDESDFVLSLDHFKVDRATLLKDLTDIVGGFRKNETEMPGVSNQIADLLDRGWHYATLLFGETQIRSGHLLVAALKSTDLRRALGQISKSFLTIDADKLAEGAGKIWAGSKEDNLRPMDGSGLAGQPSGDATAAAPGARGTTALDRFCQDWTGVAAKGEMDAIVGRDEEIRQLIDVLMRRRQNNPILVGEAGVGKTAVVEGFAQRLASGDVPPKLQGVKLYVLDVGLLQAGASMKGEFEQRLRQVIDEVQASPVPIILFIDEAHTLIGAGGAQGTGDAANLLKPALARGTLRTIGATTWSEYRQYFEKDPALTRRFQPVQVGEPSVEVCCNMLRGILGPMEKHHNVRISDEAIVAAVQLSHRYIPARQLPDKAVSLLDTACARVAISQSTTPAAIEDLRERIRAKTKEREAQERESDIGGADESRIAVLSQEIEDAENSLKELESHWEKERAIVTEILQMRESIAAARAKDGAADEETEEQPAPAVSLSDLKARVTELGTISPETRMIYPHVDDQAVASVVSDWTGIPVGRMAMDEVEAVMRLPEILGKRVVGQSHGLEMIAKRIETNRAKLDNPNKPIGVFMLCGPSGVGKTETALALAEALYGGEQNVITINMSEFQEAHTVSTLKGAPPGYVGYGEGGRLTEAVRRKPYSVVLLDEVEKAHPDVHEMFFQVFDKGQMEDGTGRLIDFKNTLIILTSNVGTEVIMHMAEAGETRPEPEELNAALRPYLLEVFPPALIGRIVTIPYFPLSQDMLSGIVRLQLNRIGKRVADNHSAGFVYDDTVVDHIVSQCNDPDSGGRMIDNIITNTLLPQLARRILAKSLEKEEFESIHVGMADDGAFTYEVA, from the coding sequence ATGAGCGAGATCAGTCTGGAGACCGTCACCGGCAAGCTCAACCGGGTCGGCTACGACGCCTTCCTGAAAGCATTTCGCCTGGCGAAAGGCGCGGGGAACCGCAACATCGAACTGGCCCACTGGCTTTTGCAGCTCGTGCAGGAGGACGAGTCCGACTTCGTGCTGTCGCTCGATCATTTCAAGGTCGATCGGGCAACGCTGCTGAAGGACCTCACCGATATCGTCGGCGGCTTCCGCAAGAACGAGACGGAGATGCCCGGCGTTTCCAACCAGATCGCCGATCTGCTCGACCGCGGTTGGCACTATGCGACCCTGCTCTTCGGCGAGACCCAGATCCGCAGCGGCCATCTTCTCGTCGCAGCCCTGAAGTCCACCGACCTTCGCCGTGCCCTCGGGCAGATATCCAAGTCCTTCCTGACCATCGATGCCGACAAGCTGGCCGAGGGCGCGGGGAAAATCTGGGCCGGCTCCAAGGAAGACAACCTGCGCCCCATGGACGGCTCCGGACTGGCCGGACAGCCGTCCGGCGACGCAACCGCCGCAGCCCCCGGCGCGCGCGGAACGACAGCCCTCGACCGCTTCTGCCAGGACTGGACGGGCGTTGCTGCCAAGGGCGAGATGGATGCGATCGTCGGCCGCGACGAGGAAATCCGCCAACTGATCGACGTGCTCATGCGCAGGCGGCAGAACAATCCGATCCTCGTCGGCGAGGCGGGCGTCGGCAAGACGGCGGTGGTGGAGGGCTTTGCCCAGCGCCTTGCGTCCGGCGACGTGCCGCCCAAGCTCCAGGGCGTGAAGCTCTACGTGCTCGATGTCGGCCTGCTCCAGGCCGGTGCCTCGATGAAGGGCGAATTCGAACAGCGCCTGCGCCAGGTCATCGACGAGGTCCAGGCCTCACCGGTTCCGATCATCCTGTTCATCGACGAGGCCCACACGCTGATCGGCGCCGGCGGGGCGCAGGGGACGGGCGATGCGGCGAATCTGCTGAAGCCAGCCTTGGCGCGCGGCACGCTTCGCACCATCGGCGCGACGACATGGTCCGAATATCGCCAGTATTTCGAGAAGGACCCGGCGCTGACGCGGCGCTTCCAGCCGGTTCAGGTGGGCGAGCCGTCCGTCGAGGTTTGCTGCAACATGCTGCGCGGCATTCTGGGGCCAATGGAAAAGCATCACAACGTGCGCATCTCCGACGAGGCGATCGTCGCGGCGGTGCAGCTGTCCCACCGCTACATCCCTGCGCGGCAACTGCCGGACAAGGCCGTCAGCCTGCTGGATACGGCCTGTGCCCGCGTTGCCATCAGCCAGAGCACGACGCCGGCCGCAATCGAGGACCTGCGCGAGCGCATCCGCGCCAAGACGAAGGAACGCGAAGCGCAGGAACGCGAAAGCGACATCGGCGGCGCCGACGAGAGCCGGATCGCTGTCCTTTCGCAGGAGATCGAAGACGCGGAAAATTCGTTGAAGGAACTGGAGAGCCACTGGGAGAAGGAACGGGCAATCGTCACCGAGATCCTGCAAATGCGGGAATCGATCGCCGCCGCCCGGGCAAAGGACGGTGCCGCCGACGAAGAGACCGAGGAGCAGCCCGCGCCGGCCGTTTCCCTGTCCGATCTGAAGGCCCGCGTGACGGAACTCGGCACCATCTCGCCGGAAACGCGCATGATCTATCCGCATGTCGACGATCAGGCCGTCGCCTCCGTCGTTTCCGACTGGACCGGCATCCCCGTCGGGCGCATGGCCATGGATGAGGTCGAGGCCGTGATGCGCCTGCCGGAAATCCTCGGCAAGCGCGTTGTCGGCCAGTCGCATGGCCTTGAGATGATTGCCAAGCGCATCGAGACGAACCGCGCCAAGCTCGACAACCCGAACAAGCCGATTGGCGTTTTCATGCTCTGCGGTCCGTCCGGCGTCGGCAAGACCGAGACGGCGCTCGCGCTCGCCGAGGCGCTCTATGGCGGCGAACAGAACGTCATCACGATCAACATGTCGGAGTTTCAGGAGGCACACACGGTCTCCACCCTGAAGGGCGCGCCTCCCGGCTACGTCGGTTATGGCGAAGGAGGGCGGCTGACCGAGGCTGTGCGCCGCAAGCCCTACAGCGTCGTGCTACTCGACGAGGTCGAGAAGGCGCATCCCGACGTCCACGAGATGTTCTTCCAGGTCTTCGATAAGGGCCAGATGGAGGACGGCACCGGCCGGCTGATCGACTTCAAGAACACGCTGATCATCCTCACCTCCAATGTCGGCACCGAGGTGATCATGCATATGGCCGAGGCCGGCGAGACGCGGCCGGAGCCGGAAGAGCTCAACGCGGCGCTGCGCCCCTATCTGCTGGAGGTCTTCCCGCCCGCGCTGATCGGGCGCATCGTCACGATCCCGTATTTCCCGCTGTCACAGGACATGCTGTCCGGCATCGTCCGCCTGCAACTCAACCGCATAGGCAAGCGGGTGGCGGACAATCATTCCGCCGGGTTCGTCTATGACGATACGGTCGTCGACCATATCGTCAGCCAGTGCAACGACCCCGACTCCGGCGGACGCATGATCGACAACATCATCACCAACACGCTGCTGCCGCAGCTTGCGCGGCGCATTCTGGCGAAATCGCTGGAAAAGGAAGAATTCGAAAGCATCCACGTAGGCATGGCCGACGACGGCGCCTTCACCTACGAGGTTGCCTGA